A window from Zingiber officinale cultivar Zhangliang chromosome 7A, Zo_v1.1, whole genome shotgun sequence encodes these proteins:
- the LOC122000000 gene encoding uncharacterized protein LOC122000000 gives MQFDVARVSEERAVSCVAEKRDLKANPSGSRTITRAELASLVAWLRGIAIDPRDRTRVVEKEELVDAQVLRARETLFRTLDDATKLTEFPFPPEKKQKVRRHSEGLQKKGKLGSVEKLIQPKRRSERIAQNENENIRHLRTRRKRIGLGSNFQADVPDWTCPPCETSICSYKEDPDASKWVGFLIWPARGNDRNEFDEKMQKRETNYCACPSPGSIVCIRSHVSEARLKLKVELGQTFFDWGFDCMGEEVSESWTGEEQAWFDALKRQENESGNSIWQAIPTYFSSKSRRNLINYYFNVYLLRQMSIDSRLMPECINSDEEKNHDDEEIEDPKKKRVPVKKKAKFLNTHASDCVDVNRVKSFSLSSIDCSCILETHECKCRVT, from the exons ATGCAGTTCGACGTCGCTCGGGTGTCTGAAGAGAGGGCAGTCAGCTGCGTGGCGGAGAAGCGGGATTTGAAAGCGAACCCTTCCGGGTCCAGAACGATCACGAGGGCGGAGCTGGCGAGCTTGGTGGCATGGCTGAGAGGCATCGCGATCGATCCCCGTGACCGGACGCGGGTGGTGGAGAAGGAAGAGTTGGTGGACGCGCAAGTGCTGAGAGCCCGGGAGACGCTGTTCCGGACTCTGGATGACGCAACGAAGTTGACGGAGTTCCCTTTTCCTCCTGAG AAAAAGCAAAAAGTTAGGAGACACTCAGAAGGTTTACAGAAGAAGGGGAAGCTTGGTTCTGTTGAAAAACTGATTCAACCGAAACGGAGGTCTGAAAGGATCGCTCAAAATGAGAATGAAAATATTCGGCATCTTCGCACACGCAGAAAACGTATTGGACTTGGATCAAATTTTCAAGCCGATGTGCCTGATTGGACGTGCCCACCTTGTGAAACGAGTATTTGTAGTTATAAGGAGGATCCTGATGCAAGTAAGTGGGTGGGTTTTCTAATTTGGCCAGCACGAGGGAATGACAGGAATGAATTTGATGAAAAAATGCAAAAAAGAGAAACAAATTATTGTGCTTGCCCCTCTCCAGGATCTATTGTCTGCATCAGATctcacgtgagtgaagccagacttAAGCTGAAGGTTGAGCTAGGCCAAACTTTCTTTGATTGGGGTTTTGATTGCATGGGTGAAGAAGTTTCCGAGTCATGGACAGGTGAGGAACAAGCTTGGTTTGATGCTCTTAAGAGGCAAGAAAATGAGTCTGGAAATAGCATTTGGCAAGCTATCCCAACATACTTTAGCTCCAAAAGCAGACGAAACTTGATAAACTATTACTTTAATGTTTATCTCCTGCGACAGATGAGCATCGACAGTAGATTGATGCCCGAGTGCATCAACTCAGATGAAGAGAAGAATCATGATGATGAGGAAATTGAGGATCCCAAAAAGAAGAGAGTTCCTGTGAAGAAAAAGGCAAAGTTCTTGAATACTCATGCTTCAGATTGCGTGGATGTCAATAGGGTAAAGTCCTTTTCTTTGTCCTCCATCGACTGTTCCTGCATTTTGGAGACCCACGAGTGTAAATGTAGAGTAACATAG